From Solwaraspora sp. WMMD1047, the proteins below share one genomic window:
- a CDS encoding ABC transporter substrate-binding protein has translation MRGKTFKVAVAATAIAMFATACSGDDDSSAPEDASGGELRVYASEPAFLTPSGGDDEPSIYVIRQLYRGLVKYNAESGEAENDLAESIESTDQKLWTIKVKEGYTFDNGEPVNADAFIRSWNYTAYGPNAQGNAYFMKRFAGIDEVTSEDPDGDGPEEAPEPAAKELSGLKKVDDYTFTVELTEPFSGFPATIGYSGFFPMAEACLANFEACNETPIGNGPYKIEGSWQHNVGITLVRSDTWAGDPGKPDKINYRIFADVDAGYAAFQAGELDVMYTLPPARYKEAVQQYGDRLYEAPGDSFTYVGMPLYVDAFKDKRIRQAFSMAIDRQAIIDAVFDGRYTPATGVVGPTFDGARDNACQYCKLDVERAKALLAEAGGWQGGTLTLWANAGAGHDAWLQAVGDQLKANLGIEYELKVNLQFPEYLETADNREFTGGFRLGWGPDYPVMETYLAPLYGTGGSSNNTTYTNPQFDALMSQGNGAESIEAAIPFYQQAEDLVVEDLPVIPMWFNKIGAVYSENVDTFVWNAISDADYGATSLKQ, from the coding sequence ATGCGCGGGAAAACTTTTAAGGTGGCGGTCGCAGCGACCGCCATCGCCATGTTTGCCACTGCTTGTAGTGGCGACGACGACTCTTCGGCGCCGGAGGACGCCTCCGGCGGTGAACTCCGCGTCTACGCGTCGGAACCGGCGTTCCTGACGCCGTCCGGCGGTGACGACGAGCCGTCGATCTATGTGATCCGTCAGCTCTACCGCGGCCTGGTGAAGTACAACGCCGAGTCCGGCGAGGCCGAGAACGACCTGGCCGAGTCGATCGAGTCGACCGACCAGAAGCTCTGGACCATCAAGGTCAAGGAGGGCTACACCTTCGACAACGGCGAGCCGGTGAACGCCGACGCCTTCATCCGGAGCTGGAACTACACCGCGTACGGCCCGAACGCTCAGGGCAACGCGTACTTCATGAAGCGGTTCGCCGGTATCGACGAGGTCACCTCGGAGGACCCGGACGGCGACGGGCCGGAGGAGGCCCCGGAGCCGGCGGCGAAGGAGCTCTCCGGCCTGAAGAAGGTCGACGACTACACCTTCACCGTCGAGCTGACCGAGCCGTTCTCCGGCTTCCCGGCGACCATCGGCTACTCGGGCTTCTTCCCGATGGCCGAGGCGTGCCTGGCCAACTTCGAGGCCTGCAACGAGACGCCGATCGGCAACGGCCCCTACAAGATCGAGGGCAGCTGGCAGCACAACGTCGGCATCACCCTGGTCCGCAGCGACACCTGGGCCGGCGACCCCGGCAAGCCGGACAAGATCAACTACCGGATCTTCGCCGACGTGGACGCCGGCTACGCCGCCTTCCAGGCCGGTGAGCTGGACGTCATGTACACCCTGCCGCCGGCCCGCTACAAGGAGGCCGTGCAGCAGTACGGCGACCGCCTCTACGAGGCGCCGGGCGACAGCTTCACCTACGTCGGCATGCCGCTCTACGTGGACGCCTTCAAGGACAAGCGGATCCGCCAGGCGTTCTCGATGGCGATCGACCGGCAGGCGATCATCGACGCCGTCTTCGACGGCCGGTACACCCCGGCGACCGGCGTGGTCGGCCCGACCTTCGACGGTGCCCGCGACAACGCCTGCCAGTACTGCAAGCTGGACGTGGAGCGGGCCAAGGCGCTGCTGGCCGAGGCCGGTGGCTGGCAGGGCGGCACGCTGACCCTGTGGGCGAACGCCGGTGCCGGTCACGACGCCTGGCTGCAGGCCGTCGGCGACCAGCTCAAGGCCAACCTGGGTATCGAGTACGAACTGAAGGTCAACCTGCAGTTCCCGGAGTACCTGGAGACCGCCGACAACCGTGAGTTCACCGGTGGCTTCCGCCTCGGTTGGGGTCCGGACTACCCGGTGATGGAGACCTACCTCGCGCCGCTGTACGGCACGGGCGGTTCCAGCAACAACACCACCTACACCAACCCGCAGTTCGACGCGCTGATGTCGCAGGGCAACGGGGCCGAGTCGATCGAGGCCGCGATTCCCTTCTACCAGCAGGCCGAGGACCTGGTCGTGGAGGACCTGCCGGTCATCCCGATGTGGTTCAACAAGATCGGTGCGGTGTACAGCGAGAACGTGGACACCTTCGTGTGGAACGCGATCTCGGACGCGGACTACGGTGCGACGTCGCTGAAGCAGTGA
- a CDS encoding ABC transporter permease, with the protein MGRYIIRRLLQFIPTALGTMFLLHYLTSLAIQFSGNPVRALFGDRTPPQALVDAITRELGYDNPCLDQRGNPCFGLFLERLQAVFLHFDFGINLRQRPVTDLVADAIPFTIKLVLIAIIFEAVVGIAAGVLAGLRGGSFSDYLVKISTVFIISVPIFVLGIVIREYVGVKFGNVLRDQDWIPELISSGVFSAGFKVDYPFASLIIPGMVLGATSLATTARLTRTSIMENVRSDYVRTAKAKGLAPKRVIGIHTLRNSLIPVITYLGVDIGTLMGGAVVTETIFNVPGIGRLVTQAARTGEAPVVIGVVTMLALVFLVTNLLVDLLYAVLDPRIRYE; encoded by the coding sequence ATGGGGCGCTACATCATCCGACGGTTGCTCCAGTTCATCCCGACCGCGCTGGGCACCATGTTCCTGCTGCACTACCTCACCTCCCTGGCGATCCAGTTCTCCGGCAACCCGGTCCGGGCCCTCTTCGGCGACCGGACCCCGCCCCAGGCGCTGGTCGACGCGATCACCAGGGAACTCGGCTACGACAACCCCTGCCTGGACCAGCGGGGAAACCCCTGCTTCGGCCTCTTCCTGGAACGCCTGCAGGCGGTCTTCCTGCACTTCGACTTCGGGATCAATCTCCGGCAGCGGCCGGTCACCGACCTGGTCGCCGACGCGATCCCGTTCACCATCAAGCTCGTCCTGATCGCGATCATCTTCGAGGCCGTTGTCGGCATCGCCGCCGGTGTCCTGGCCGGCCTGCGCGGTGGCAGCTTCTCGGACTACCTGGTCAAGATCTCCACGGTCTTCATCATCTCGGTGCCGATCTTCGTGCTCGGCATCGTGATCCGGGAGTACGTCGGGGTGAAGTTCGGCAACGTTCTTCGTGACCAGGACTGGATACCCGAACTGATCTCCAGTGGCGTGTTCAGTGCCGGGTTCAAGGTCGACTATCCATTCGCCAGCCTGATCATTCCCGGCATGGTGCTCGGTGCGACCTCACTGGCGACCACCGCCCGGCTGACCCGGACCAGCATCATGGAGAACGTCCGCTCCGACTACGTCCGGACGGCCAAGGCCAAGGGCCTGGCGCCGAAGCGCGTGATCGGCATCCACACCCTGCGGAATTCGCTGATCCCGGTCATCACCTACCTCGGTGTCGACATCGGCACCCTGATGGGCGGCGCGGTGGTCACCGAGACGATCTTCAACGTGCCGGGCATCGGGCGGCTGGTCACCCAGGCCGCGCGGACCGGTGAGGCACCGGTGGTGATCGGCGTGGTCACCATGCTCGCCCTGGTCTTCCTGGTGACAAACCTGCTGGTGGACCTGCTCTACGCCGTACTCGACCCGAGGATCCGCTATGAGTGA
- a CDS encoding ABC transporter permease, giving the protein MSEPSIAGTGVGGQPVPQGPEEPAPTTAQERNASLWADAWRQLVRDPVFVIASLYILVVGSMAVVPWLWTRKDPADCNVSDSRIPPNAEHPFGTNILGCDYYAFNVYGARPSLQIAIFATIGIILIGGIAGLLAGYYGGWVDAIISRVMDIFFSLPFLLGAIVFLTVIKRQNVWTLGIVLITLAWPTIARIMRSSVISSKNLDYVHAAKAVGATNARLMFRHILPNALAPMLVYATITLGSFVAAEATLTFLGVGLQPPAQSWGIAIAAHQVYFLEDPWLLLFPCGLLVGTVLSFILIGDALRDALDPKLR; this is encoded by the coding sequence ATGAGTGAACCGAGCATCGCCGGCACCGGGGTAGGCGGCCAGCCGGTGCCGCAGGGCCCGGAGGAACCGGCGCCCACCACCGCCCAGGAGCGCAACGCCAGCCTCTGGGCCGACGCCTGGCGGCAGCTCGTCCGGGACCCGGTCTTCGTGATCGCCTCGCTCTACATCCTGGTGGTCGGGTCGATGGCGGTCGTGCCGTGGCTCTGGACCCGTAAGGATCCGGCCGACTGCAACGTCTCCGACTCCCGGATCCCGCCGAACGCCGAGCACCCGTTCGGCACCAACATCCTCGGCTGCGACTACTACGCCTTCAACGTCTACGGAGCCCGCCCCTCGCTGCAGATCGCGATCTTCGCGACCATCGGCATCATCCTGATCGGCGGCATCGCCGGCCTGCTCGCCGGCTACTACGGCGGCTGGGTCGACGCGATCATCTCGCGGGTGATGGACATCTTCTTCTCGCTGCCGTTCCTGCTCGGTGCCATCGTCTTCCTGACGGTGATCAAGCGGCAGAACGTCTGGACGTTGGGGATCGTGCTGATCACGCTCGCCTGGCCGACCATCGCCAGAATCATGCGGAGCAGCGTGATCTCCTCGAAGAACCTCGACTACGTACACGCGGCGAAGGCGGTCGGGGCCACCAACGCGCGACTGATGTTCCGGCACATCCTGCCGAACGCGCTCGCGCCGATGCTGGTCTACGCCACCATCACCCTGGGCAGCTTCGTGGCGGCCGAGGCGACGCTCACCTTCCTCGGCGTCGGTCTGCAGCCGCCGGCCCAGTCCTGGGGTATCGCGATCGCCGCCCACCAGGTCTACTTCCTGGAGGACCCCTGGCTGCTGCTCTTCCCCTGCGGCCTGCTGGTCGGCACCGTGCTCTCCTTCATCCTGATCGGCGACGCGCTGCGCGACGCCCTCGACCCGAAGCTGCGGTGA
- a CDS encoding ABC transporter ATP-binding protein: MNTTEVTASIDALPGLDHSAPLLDVKDLQVEFRTRNGIARAVNGVSFSLEAGETLAILGESGCGKSVTAQAIMGIIDSPPGFITGGEIRYRGVDLLTLPEAQRRKVRANRIAMIFQDALSALNPVFTVGFQLSELFRKHRGMSRSDSKARAVELLDLVKIPAARQRVNDFPHQFSGGMRQRVMIAMALALDPEVLVADEPTTALDVTVQAQIMSLLAELQRERNMGLILITHDMGVVADVADRISVMYAGRVVEEAPVGDIYASPAHPYTKALLQSIPRIDLKGQQLNVIKGLPPVLTRIPPGCSFNPRCGYAQDVCRADPEPPRYPVAPGRASACHFWKEVKGDE; the protein is encoded by the coding sequence ATGAACACCACTGAGGTGACCGCCAGCATCGACGCACTGCCGGGACTCGACCACAGCGCGCCGCTGCTGGACGTCAAGGACCTGCAGGTCGAGTTCCGGACCCGCAACGGGATCGCCCGCGCCGTCAACGGGGTCAGCTTCAGCCTGGAGGCGGGGGAGACGCTGGCGATCCTGGGTGAGTCCGGGTGTGGCAAGAGCGTGACCGCCCAGGCGATCATGGGGATCATCGACTCCCCGCCGGGTTTCATCACCGGGGGGGAGATCCGATACCGGGGCGTCGACCTGCTCACGCTCCCCGAGGCGCAGCGCCGCAAGGTGCGGGCCAACCGGATTGCGATGATTTTCCAGGACGCCCTCTCGGCGCTGAACCCGGTCTTCACGGTCGGCTTCCAGCTCTCCGAACTGTTCCGCAAGCACCGGGGAATGTCCCGGTCCGACAGCAAGGCGCGCGCCGTCGAGCTGCTCGACCTGGTCAAGATCCCGGCCGCCCGGCAGCGGGTGAACGACTTCCCGCACCAGTTCTCGGGCGGCATGCGGCAGCGGGTCATGATCGCCATGGCGCTCGCCCTCGACCCCGAGGTGCTGGTCGCCGACGAGCCGACCACGGCGCTCGACGTGACGGTCCAGGCCCAGATCATGAGCCTCCTCGCCGAACTGCAGCGGGAACGGAACATGGGGCTGATCCTGATCACCCACGACATGGGGGTGGTCGCGGACGTCGCCGACCGGATCTCGGTGATGTACGCCGGCCGGGTGGTCGAGGAGGCGCCGGTCGGCGACATCTACGCCAGCCCGGCCCACCCGTACACCAAGGCCCTGTTGCAGTCGATCCCCCGGATCGACCTCAAGGGGCAGCAGCTCAACGTGATCAAGGGGCTGCCGCCGGTGCTGACCAGAATTCCGCCGGGCTGCTCGTTCAACCCGCGCTGCGGGTATGCCCAGGATGTCTGCCGGGCGGACCCGGAGCCGCCGCGCTACCCGGTGGCCCCCGGCCGCGCCTCGGCCTGCCACTTCTGGAAGGAGGTCAAGGGCGATGAGTGA
- a CDS encoding dipeptide ABC transporter ATP-binding protein gives MSDYVLETRDLVKHFPLTRGILFKKQIGAVRAVDGISIQLGRGETLGVVGESGCGKSTLAKLLVGLEKPTSGSIVVRGKDISRSSGSEMRKSRRNIQLVMQDPYTSLNPRMTVGDIVGEPFDVHPEVAPRGERRGRVQELIELVGLNPDHINRYPHQFSGGQRQRIGIARALALKPEIILCDEPVSALDVSIQAQVVNLLEQLQKEMGLSYIFIAHDLSVVRHIADRVAVMYLGKVVEIGTEDEIYERPTHPYTQALLSAVPVPDPKLRGLRDQIVLEGDVPSPADPPSGCRFRTRCWKAQDICAEQEPPLVVRDNSGHPSACHFAEVRDVVHARE, from the coding sequence ATGAGTGACTACGTCCTGGAGACCCGGGATCTGGTCAAGCACTTCCCGCTGACCCGGGGAATCCTCTTCAAGAAGCAGATCGGCGCGGTCCGCGCGGTGGACGGCATCAGCATCCAGCTCGGCCGGGGTGAGACCCTCGGGGTGGTCGGCGAGTCCGGCTGCGGCAAGTCCACGCTGGCCAAGTTGCTGGTCGGGCTCGAGAAGCCGACCAGCGGCTCGATCGTGGTGCGCGGCAAGGACATCTCCAGGTCCAGCGGGTCCGAGATGCGCAAGTCCCGGCGCAACATCCAGCTCGTCATGCAGGACCCGTATACGTCGCTGAACCCGCGGATGACGGTCGGCGACATCGTCGGTGAGCCGTTCGACGTCCACCCGGAGGTGGCGCCGCGCGGCGAGCGGCGCGGCCGGGTGCAGGAGCTGATCGAGCTGGTCGGGCTCAACCCCGACCACATCAACCGCTACCCGCACCAGTTCTCCGGCGGGCAGCGCCAGCGGATCGGGATCGCCCGGGCGCTGGCGCTCAAGCCGGAGATCATCCTCTGCGACGAGCCGGTCTCCGCGCTCGACGTGTCGATCCAGGCCCAGGTGGTGAACCTGCTGGAGCAGCTCCAGAAGGAGATGGGGCTGTCGTACATCTTCATCGCGCACGACCTGTCGGTGGTCCGGCACATCGCGGACCGGGTGGCGGTCATGTACCTGGGCAAGGTCGTCGAGATCGGCACCGAGGACGAGATCTACGAGCGGCCCACCCACCCGTACACCCAGGCGCTGCTCTCCGCCGTGCCGGTCCCCGACCCGAAGCTGCGCGGGTTGCGGGACCAGATCGTCCTGGAGGGGGACGTGCCGTCGCCGGCCGACCCGCCGTCCGGCTGCCGGTTCCGCACCCGGTGCTGGAAGGCCCAGGACATCTGCGCCGAGCAGGAACCGCCGCTGGTGGTACGGGACAACTCCGGCCACCCGAGCGCCTGCCACTTCGCCGAGGTACGCGACGTGGTGCACGCGCGGGAGTAG
- a CDS encoding chorismate mutase — protein MSTELAEQQAESTDRDATGAQAPEAAERIIAMRERIDEIDGALIALWQERAALSQQVGATRIASGGTRLVLSREREILERFRTALGVDGTQLALLLLRAGRGPL, from the coding sequence ATGAGCACAGAACTCGCCGAGCAGCAGGCGGAGTCGACCGACCGTGACGCGACCGGCGCCCAGGCCCCGGAGGCCGCCGAGCGCATCATCGCCATGCGGGAACGGATCGACGAGATCGACGGCGCGTTGATCGCCCTCTGGCAGGAGCGGGCCGCCCTGTCCCAGCAGGTCGGAGCGACCCGGATCGCCTCGGGCGGCACCCGGCTGGTGCTCTCCCGGGAGCGGGAGATCCTGGAGCGGTTCCGGACCGCGCTCGGCGTGGACGGCACCCAGCTCGCCCTGCTGCTGCTGCGGGCCGGTCGCGGACCGCTCTGA
- the pcrA gene encoding DNA helicase PcrA, with the protein MHALFEVPPVNPPRAQSTPRSRPPAAGDPQALLTGLNGPQRAAVTHSGAPLLIVAGAGSGKTRVLTHRIAYLLAARSGAGPGDAAAGGTDGGPAEPVHPGQILAITFTNKAAGEMKDRVAALVGPRARLMWVSTFHSACVRILRAEHEHAGLKSTFSIYDADDSRRLMQLVARELDLDPKRYPARGLAAQVSNLKNELVDPEEFAGRAKGPNERAVAEAYALYQRRLAEAHALDFDDLIMATVHLFQSHPHVAENYHRRFRHVLVDEYQDTNHAQYTLIKELVGSGADGVPPAELCVVGDADQSIYAFRGATIRNILEFERDFTDARTILLEQNYRSTQTILSAANAVIDNNTSRKPKRLWSEEGAGEQIVGYVADTEHAEADWVAREIDRLCDAGETRPGEVAVFYRTNAQSRVFEEVFIRSGLPYKVVGGVRFYERKEVRDALAYLRAVVNDDDTVSIRRVLNTPRRGIGDRAEACLEALAARDRISFGAALRRAAGAPGISTRAANAVADFVALLDQARELAATAPPEEVLEAVLLRSGYLTELEESLDPQDAGRVENLQELVSVAREYTERAEAQALAEAEAADGDDGDDGEPVPDRAATLAGFLEQVALVADADQIPEPAGDGDDDEPYQGVVTLMTLHTAKGLEFPVVFLTGLEDGVFPHLRSLGDTRELEEERRLAYVGITRARRRLYLSRAVTRSAWGQPSYNPPSRFLPELPTDLVRWERTEGAYTSWSGTGGGVGGRGSAADRAASARGPGAPGGTPRAAQLAQRLGVDGSRLTTASELPRALKLSAGERVNHQRYGLGRVLAVEGQGPGARAQIDFGDQTLWLVLRHAPLDKL; encoded by the coding sequence ATGCATGCCCTCTTCGAAGTCCCGCCGGTGAATCCCCCGCGCGCCCAGTCCACGCCGCGTTCGCGGCCCCCCGCCGCCGGGGATCCGCAGGCGTTGCTGACCGGGCTGAACGGTCCGCAGCGGGCGGCGGTGACGCACTCCGGCGCACCGCTGCTGATCGTGGCGGGCGCCGGCTCCGGCAAGACCCGGGTGCTCACCCACCGGATCGCCTACCTGTTGGCGGCGCGGAGTGGCGCGGGGCCCGGCGACGCGGCGGCCGGCGGCACCGACGGCGGTCCGGCGGAGCCGGTGCATCCCGGGCAGATCCTGGCGATCACCTTCACCAACAAGGCGGCCGGCGAGATGAAGGACCGGGTGGCCGCCCTGGTCGGCCCGCGGGCCCGGCTGATGTGGGTCTCCACCTTCCACTCCGCCTGCGTCCGCATCCTGCGGGCCGAGCACGAGCACGCCGGCCTGAAGTCGACCTTCTCGATCTACGACGCCGACGACTCCCGGCGGCTGATGCAGCTTGTCGCCCGCGAGCTGGACCTGGACCCGAAGCGCTACCCGGCGCGCGGGTTGGCTGCGCAGGTCTCCAACCTGAAGAACGAGCTGGTCGACCCGGAGGAGTTCGCCGGCCGGGCGAAGGGACCGAACGAGCGGGCCGTCGCCGAGGCGTACGCGCTCTACCAGCGGCGGCTGGCCGAGGCGCACGCCCTCGACTTCGACGATCTGATCATGGCGACGGTGCACCTGTTCCAGTCGCACCCGCACGTGGCGGAGAACTACCACCGCCGGTTCCGGCACGTGCTCGTCGACGAGTACCAGGACACCAACCACGCGCAGTACACCCTGATCAAGGAGCTGGTCGGCAGCGGCGCGGACGGCGTACCGCCGGCGGAGCTCTGCGTGGTCGGCGACGCGGACCAGTCGATCTACGCGTTCCGGGGCGCCACGATCCGCAACATCCTCGAGTTCGAGCGGGACTTCACCGACGCCCGCACGATCCTGCTGGAGCAGAACTACCGCTCCACCCAGACCATCCTGAGCGCCGCCAACGCGGTGATCGACAACAACACCTCGCGCAAGCCGAAGCGGCTGTGGAGCGAGGAGGGCGCCGGCGAGCAGATCGTCGGCTACGTCGCGGACACCGAGCACGCCGAGGCCGACTGGGTGGCCCGCGAGATCGACCGGCTCTGCGACGCCGGTGAGACCCGGCCGGGCGAGGTGGCGGTCTTCTACCGCACCAACGCCCAGTCCCGGGTCTTCGAGGAGGTCTTCATCCGCAGCGGGCTGCCCTACAAGGTGGTCGGCGGGGTGCGCTTCTACGAGCGCAAGGAGGTCCGTGACGCGCTGGCCTACCTGCGCGCGGTGGTCAACGACGACGACACGGTGAGCATCCGCCGGGTGCTGAACACCCCCCGCCGGGGGATCGGCGACCGGGCCGAGGCGTGCCTGGAGGCACTGGCGGCCCGGGACCGGATCTCGTTCGGCGCGGCGCTGCGCCGGGCGGCGGGCGCGCCGGGCATCTCCACCCGGGCGGCGAACGCGGTCGCCGACTTCGTCGCCCTGCTCGACCAGGCCCGCGAGCTGGCCGCCACCGCCCCGCCGGAGGAGGTGCTGGAGGCGGTGCTGCTGCGCTCCGGCTATCTCACCGAGCTGGAGGAGAGTCTGGACCCGCAGGACGCCGGCCGGGTGGAGAACCTGCAGGAGCTGGTGAGCGTCGCCCGGGAGTACACCGAGCGGGCCGAGGCGCAGGCGCTGGCCGAGGCCGAGGCGGCCGACGGCGACGACGGCGACGACGGCGAACCTGTCCCCGACCGGGCCGCGACCCTGGCCGGCTTCCTGGAACAGGTGGCGCTGGTCGCCGACGCCGACCAGATCCCCGAGCCGGCCGGCGACGGCGACGACGACGAGCCCTACCAGGGTGTGGTCACCCTGATGACCCTGCACACCGCGAAGGGCCTGGAGTTCCCGGTCGTCTTCCTCACCGGCCTGGAGGACGGCGTCTTTCCGCACCTGCGGTCGCTGGGCGACACCCGGGAGCTGGAAGAGGAGCGCCGGCTGGCGTACGTGGGCATCACCCGGGCCCGCCGGCGCCTCTACCTGTCCCGGGCGGTCACCCGCTCGGCCTGGGGGCAGCCCTCCTACAACCCGCCGTCCCGGTTCCTGCCGGAGCTGCCGACCGATCTGGTGCGCTGGGAGCGCACCGAGGGGGCGTACACCTCCTGGTCGGGGACCGGTGGCGGGGTGGGTGGCCGCGGCAGCGCCGCGGACCGCGCGGCCTCCGCGCGCGGTCCGGGCGCCCCCGGTGGTACGCCCAGAGCCGCGCAGCTCGCGCAGCGGCTCGGGGTGGACGGCAGCCGGTTGACCACCGCGAGCGAGCTGCCCCGGGCGCTGAAGCTCTCGGCCGGCGAACGGGTCAACCACCAGCGGTACGGCCTGGGTCGGGTGCTCGCGGTCGAGGGGCAGGGCCCCGGCGCCCGGGCGCAGATCGACTTCGGCGACCAGACCCTCTGGCTGGTGCTGCGGCACGCCCCGCTCGACAAGCTCTGA
- a CDS encoding peptidoglycan DD-metalloendopeptidase family protein — protein sequence MQENESIENVSGQPGQPGQHRRLPQSSDGATVVRHRFRPGYRGRLPYLVTAVVAAAGLAVAGVATATTRSSDDRRDAPVAAADERARADAADRANRSGRDAPSQPPTAEATPDAPTGSPSTGAPATPRATPERTAESKPAKPAEPAARTAEAEKESADWVHPMPGAATTSCYGQRWGVLHAGIDLAMPADTPIRAAADGTVVEAGWVYAGYGISVVIDHGDGFLTHYAHQNRTAVAVGQQVDAGEVIGYEGSTGDSTGPHLHFEVHNGLWNQLDPAPWMRERGVDLGC from the coding sequence GTGCAGGAAAACGAGTCGATCGAGAACGTGAGCGGTCAGCCCGGCCAGCCGGGCCAGCACCGCCGGCTCCCCCAGTCGAGCGACGGCGCCACGGTGGTTCGGCACCGCTTCCGGCCCGGCTACCGCGGCCGGCTCCCCTATCTCGTCACCGCCGTGGTGGCCGCCGCCGGCCTCGCCGTGGCGGGCGTCGCCACCGCGACCACCCGGAGCAGCGACGACCGCCGGGACGCACCGGTGGCCGCGGCCGACGAACGCGCCCGCGCTGACGCCGCCGACCGCGCCAACCGGTCCGGCCGGGACGCCCCCTCCCAGCCACCGACGGCCGAAGCCACGCCCGACGCCCCCACCGGCAGCCCGTCCACCGGCGCCCCCGCCACCCCCCGGGCCACCCCGGAGCGGACGGCCGAGTCCAAGCCGGCCAAGCCCGCCGAGCCGGCCGCCCGTACCGCCGAGGCGGAGAAGGAGTCCGCGGACTGGGTGCACCCGATGCCCGGCGCCGCCACCACCTCCTGCTACGGGCAGCGGTGGGGCGTGCTACACGCCGGCATCGACCTCGCGATGCCCGCCGACACCCCGATCCGGGCGGCCGCCGACGGCACCGTCGTCGAGGCCGGCTGGGTCTACGCCGGCTACGGCATCTCGGTCGTCATCGACCACGGCGACGGGTTCCTGACCCACTACGCCCACCAGAACCGCACCGCGGTGGCGGTCGGCCAGCAGGTCGACGCCGGCGAAGTGATCGGCTACGAGGGCTCGACCGGCGACTCCACCGGGCCGCACCTGCACTTCGAGGTGCACAACGGCCTCTGGAACCAGCTCGATCCGGCGCCGTGGATGCGGGAGCGCGGCGTGGACCTCGGCTGCTGA
- a CDS encoding M23 family metallopeptidase, translated as MRQRLSSEPDRYRGRRRVPTPPRSRYAAVVTTAFVGAGVVALGAGGLPDAKSVSPSALSELENAAATSEDFAARAADAERATRDERTQLESSLSEAPDAWVLPLKGYNFTSPYGMRWNKLHAGIDLAAPEGTAYRAIHSGTVTKAGWFGGYGYCVIIQHPDGTESVYGHSSNLLVQEGQQVKAGDEIGWVGNTGHSYGPHLHLEVHVNGEPTDPIPWLRTKGVDIQLQVETIYGGVVDS; from the coding sequence GTGCGCCAGCGCCTGTCGTCTGAGCCCGATCGATATCGCGGGCGACGTCGCGTACCCACCCCCCCGCGTAGCCGCTATGCGGCGGTGGTCACCACCGCCTTCGTCGGCGCCGGAGTGGTGGCACTCGGCGCGGGCGGACTGCCGGACGCGAAGTCGGTCAGCCCGTCGGCCCTCTCCGAGCTGGAGAACGCCGCCGCCACCAGCGAGGACTTCGCCGCCCGCGCGGCCGACGCGGAGCGCGCCACCCGGGACGAGCGGACCCAGCTCGAAAGCTCCCTCTCCGAGGCGCCGGACGCCTGGGTGCTGCCACTCAAGGGCTACAACTTCACCTCCCCGTACGGCATGCGCTGGAACAAGCTGCACGCCGGCATCGACCTGGCCGCGCCGGAGGGTACGGCGTACCGGGCGATCCACTCGGGCACGGTGACGAAGGCCGGCTGGTTCGGTGGCTACGGCTACTGCGTGATCATCCAGCACCCGGACGGCACCGAATCGGTCTACGGACACTCCTCCAATCTGCTGGTCCAGGAGGGGCAGCAGGTCAAGGCCGGCGACGAGATCGGCTGGGTCGGCAACACCGGCCACTCGTACGGCCCGCACCTGCACCTTGAGGTGCATGTCAACGGGGAGCCCACCGACCCCATCCCGTGGCTGCGCACCAAGGGAGTGGACATTCAGCTACAGGTCGAGACAATCTACGGCGGAGTAGTCGACTCCTGA
- a CDS encoding cobalamin B12-binding domain-containing protein: MSSRIRVVVAKPGLDGHDRGAKVVARALRDAGMEVIYTGLHQTPEQIVETAIQEDADAVGLSVLSGAHMTLFRRVIELLTERDARDIVVFGGGIIPEADLPELARIGVAKIFTPGATTHSIVDWVRENVAQPVS; the protein is encoded by the coding sequence ATGAGTTCTCGGATTCGGGTCGTCGTCGCCAAGCCGGGCCTGGACGGCCACGACCGCGGGGCGAAGGTGGTTGCGCGGGCCCTGCGGGACGCCGGCATGGAGGTCATCTACACCGGGCTGCACCAGACCCCGGAGCAGATAGTCGAGACCGCCATTCAGGAGGATGCCGACGCGGTGGGCCTCTCGGTGCTCTCCGGCGCGCACATGACGCTGTTCCGCCGGGTGATCGAGTTGCTGACCGAGCGCGACGCGCGGGACATCGTGGTCTTCGGCGGCGGCATCATCCCGGAGGCCGACCTGCCCGAGTTGGCCCGGATCGGCGTGGCGAAGATCTTCACCCCGGGGGCCACCACGCACTCGATCGTCGACTGGGTCCGGGAGAACGTCGCGCAACCGGTCTCCTGA